The Methanocaldococcus jannaschii DSM 2661 genome has a segment encoding these proteins:
- a CDS encoding amidohydrolase family protein, with protein sequence MVVFLLLKSQFLYGEDFKLRKGTLIIEEGIIKGFTDEHNEREVIEFKGLVIPSLINAHTHIADNSIKDIGINKTLDELVKPPNGLKHRYLTECSDDLLAEGMKLGLGDMREHGIKYFCDFRENGVRGISLLNKALKCYDYPKAIILGRPIKVDKDEIEEVLKVSNGLGLSGANEFKDDELKLIFKIFKKFKEKDDKKLFAIHAAEHRGAVEYSLNKYGMTEVERLIDLKIKPDFIVHGTHLTDNDLELLKENNIPVVACVRANLSFNVGMPKLNELNDNLLVGIGTDNFMANSPSIFKEMDFIYKLYHIEPKDILRMATINNAKILKLENVGLVDEGFKAVFTFIKPTNAILFSKNIIASVVTRCEKGDVVDFSLMENEE encoded by the coding sequence ATGGTGGTCTTTTTGCTATTAAAAAGCCAATTTCTATATGGGGAGGACTTTAAGCTAAGAAAAGGAACTTTAATTATTGAAGAAGGCATAATAAAAGGTTTCACGGATGAACATAATGAGAGAGAAGTTATTGAATTTAAAGGGCTTGTTATTCCTTCCCTTATAAATGCCCACACCCACATAGCTGATAATAGTATAAAGGACATAGGGATTAATAAAACTTTGGATGAGTTGGTGAAACCCCCAAATGGTTTAAAGCATAGATATTTGACTGAGTGTAGCGATGATTTATTAGCTGAAGGCATGAAACTTGGTTTAGGAGATATGAGAGAGCATGGAATAAAATATTTTTGTGATTTTAGAGAAAATGGAGTAAGAGGGATTAGTCTATTAAATAAAGCTTTAAAATGCTATGATTATCCAAAGGCAATAATCTTAGGAAGGCCTATAAAGGTTGATAAAGATGAGATTGAAGAAGTTTTAAAAGTCTCTAATGGTTTAGGGCTAAGTGGGGCTAATGAGTTTAAAGATGATGAGCTAAAATTGATTTTTAAAATCTTTAAGAAGTTTAAAGAAAAAGATGATAAGAAATTATTTGCCATACACGCAGCTGAGCATAGGGGGGCTGTGGAATACAGCTTAAACAAATATGGTATGACAGAGGTTGAGAGATTAATAGATTTAAAAATAAAACCAGATTTTATTGTTCATGGGACACATTTAACAGATAATGACTTAGAGCTATTAAAAGAAAATAATATTCCAGTTGTTGCTTGTGTAAGAGCTAATCTATCCTTTAATGTAGGAATGCCAAAGTTGAATGAGCTTAACGACAACTTATTGGTTGGGATTGGAACAGATAACTTTATGGCAAACTCTCCTTCAATATTTAAAGAAATGGACTTCATTTATAAGCTCTACCACATAGAACCAAAGGATATCTTGAGAATGGCAACAATAAACAACGCAAAGATATTAAAGCTTGAGAATGTTGGTTTAGTAGATGAGGGCTTTAAAGCTGTCTTTACCTTTATAAAACCAACAAATGCCATTTTGTTTTCAAAGAATATTATTGCTTCTGTAGTTACAAGATGTGAAAAGGGAGATGTTGTAGATTTTAGCTTAATGGAAAATGAAGAATAA
- a CDS encoding mechanosensitive ion channel family protein, producing MIDNKLKLVIKVVLLIFLLHSLMSIFNLETYIKILAKYQNQIMIIAIIILSGLIIVDIASEVFKKYARTREEKAGEYLTLNYIFKYLVYVCVTLMIFGVIYQNVSSLVVSVGLIGAAVTYALQKPILNFAGWIIILYTRTIKIGDRIFIKNMGAGDVFDIDTQHIYLSELTTDTFEPTGRVLIIPNSYIFTASIENLTKGSPYIWDNIVVHFTLNSNINKAEKIVFESADEVIGNLMRELYEKWSKRKYLISRKLSDKPVVRVGITRSSFYIKALYLVNVYEKAKIRSEINKRILEKVNKENDVKLAYPHIKAVIETENKFKNT from the coding sequence ATGATTGATAATAAACTAAAATTAGTAATAAAAGTTGTATTGTTAATATTTCTCTTACACTCTCTTATGTCAATTTTTAATTTAGAGACGTATATTAAGATACTTGCCAAATATCAAAATCAAATAATGATTATAGCTATCATCATCTTATCTGGACTTATTATCGTAGATATTGCATCGGAGGTATTTAAAAAGTATGCAAGAACGAGAGAGGAGAAAGCTGGGGAATATTTAACCTTAAACTATATCTTCAAATATCTTGTTTATGTTTGTGTTACTTTAATGATTTTTGGCGTTATCTACCAAAATGTCTCATCATTAGTAGTTTCAGTTGGTTTAATTGGTGCTGCTGTAACATACGCTTTACAAAAGCCAATTTTAAACTTTGCTGGATGGATTATCATCCTATATACAAGAACAATAAAGATAGGAGATAGAATTTTTATTAAAAATATGGGAGCTGGGGATGTATTTGATATAGATACTCAACACATTTACTTAAGTGAATTAACAACAGACACCTTTGAACCAACAGGAAGGGTCTTAATTATTCCAAATTCTTATATATTCACCGCCTCAATAGAAAACCTTACAAAAGGGTCTCCATATATTTGGGATAACATAGTTGTGCATTTTACACTAAATAGCAATATAAACAAGGCAGAAAAAATTGTTTTTGAATCAGCAGATGAAGTTATTGGAAATTTAATGAGAGAACTTTATGAAAAATGGTCTAAGAGAAAATATCTCATTTCAAGGAAGTTATCTGATAAACCAGTTGTAAGAGTTGGAATTACAAGGAGTTCTTTTTATATAAAAGCACTTTATCTTGTGAATGTTTATGAGAAAGCAAAAATTAGAAGTGAAATTAACAAGAGAATTTTAGAAAAAGTAAATAAAGAAAATGATGTAAAATTGGCTTATCCACACATTAAAGCGGTTATTGAAACAGAAAACAAATTTAAAAACACGTGA